The Marivirga salinae DNA window ATCGGCCACCGCATTCCACAGGGCAAAAATCTCCTGAACTGCCTTCTGGAATAGCAACTACCAATGAATTATCAATTGGTTGAATACCATAGCTGTAAGTTCCTGCAGGAAGACTATCAAACTTCAGCTCATTCCCATAGTAGTTATTACCTCTCATGGTTTTCAACCTGCTGGAATTATTAATATCAAAATTTGGTGCTAAAAAATCAGTATTAAATGAATTCTTACCTAAAAAAACATCATAAGTAATATTATCTGCAGCAGTATGATCATCATCTGAATCATTCCAAACAATAGCGACTCCTTTGGCAGTCTGAAAAGCAATATGAAAGCTGGGTACATAAGGAGGTGAATTTTCTTCTAGCGTCTTGTTTTCCCAATAGTAAATGAAATTCCCTGTGCTATCTACTTCTGAGATGGAGCTCATATCTAACTTACCATCTCTATTTTGATCATAAAAGTTGAAATGCAACATCATGGAATCACTTACTATTCCAAATTCATAAGCTTCTTCTTCCTTTTGATAAATAATTGCAGACTTTGTACTATCCATTATAAAAATATCCGTTAAGCCATCCGCATTAAAATCAGCTAAAAAGCTTTTTTCAACTTCAAAAGCAGGGGAATCTATTAAAATATAATTTTCAAAATCAATGCTATCATTTATGAAAACTGCATGTTGAGCATCGTCATTATTGCTTTTATAGGTGGAGAAAAAATCCAGTTTGCCATCATGATTATAGTCGCCCAGTCCAATACTATTGTAATTGGCTTGTGGAAGTTTTGATTCTTTTACATCTATTGAATCTATGTGGTTCGAGTAAATTAAGGGCGTAATTGGCACATTGGATTCATTTGAAGTAACCAAAATATCCATTCTGCCATTTTGGTTAATATCCAAAAAATTAATTTGGGAATGTTTGCTTAATGTTATCAAAGATTCAGGTTCTGAATTGAATCCATTCCCACTGTTTTTTAAGATTGACAATTCTAAAGAATCCGCTGAATTTTTCAATAGCAATATATCTTTTAAGCCGTCTTTATTCCAATCTTGAATATATAACTGCTGGACACCCTCAAACTGCTCTTGAAAACCGATTTCAAATTGTCCATCTATTTGAGATAAAACACTCAGGTATATTTGATTTGAATTATCTCTAGTGAATCCAATAATATCCAATTGATTATTATTGTCGAGATCTTCAATCCCAATTGGAAAGGCAGTGAAAATTGGAGTTGTAAGGCTGTCTTCACTTAAATTCTCCCAATTGAAAGTGGTGATAATTGTACTATCTGCTCCAATATTGGATTGCAATATGAGTTCATGTTCTGCATTGTTATCAATATCCAGCCAATGTGAATTAATAATGGTTTCGACAGAAAGCTGAGCAGAATCTACTTTTTGCATATTTTGCGCAGAAGTAAATTGTGGCTGCAATAAAATTAGGGCGTAAAATAAGGTTAATAGCTTTTTCATAATTTTTGTCCTTTATTTTTCAATATTAAATGAAAGTTGAAGGCTCACTTTTGAATCAACTGCTTTGCCATTTCGCACAGCTGGTTCCCACTGTGGCATATTTGAAATCAGTCTAATGCATTCTTCATCAAATGCTTCTCCCAAAGAATTTTGAATTTCTATTTTTGAAGCATCTCCTTCTTTAGTAATGGTGAAAATGACATTTACTGTCCCTTCAATTCCTTGTTTTTTATCCACCTTTTCAGGATATTTTAGCTGTTTATTAAAGTAATTTGATAATGAATCCATTCCTACTGTTGGAAATGCCTTTTCATAGCCCATTTGGAAACTCGGCCTTTCGGAATTTTGAGTTTGCTTATTCTCTATGTCATTTTCATTATTCTTTGGCTGTTTGCTTGCCTTTGTTGACGGATTAGGAACTTCTTTTTCATTTTTTTTGATCCCCTTATCGCTTTCTGCTTTTGGGAACTCTAGCTTTTGGGCTTCTTTAGAAGAAATAGCATTTTCTACATTATTTATTTCTACTGCACCAGTTTCGGCTTTTTGCAAAAACAGCCCTTTCCAATAAATCAAACCTATTGTTATTGCACCAATGATAGCTGAAAAAATCCCAACCTTTAACAGCTTCTTTCTTGTTTCAAGATTCTTCTGGATATGTTCCGTTCGCTTATCCAAGATATTTTTAAAATTCTTGTGCTTAGCAATATCATCATTCGATAAGCTGGGTAAATCTTCTATATTTTGATATTGACTTTTCATTTTACATTCATTTTAATTCTTAGCTTATCCAATATGCGATAACACTTAACTTTGGCATTATTTTCTGTGATGTTGAGTACTCGGGCGACTTCTTTAAAGGACATCTCATTAAAAAACCGTAGTTCTATAATGTCTAACTCTTTCGGTTTTAGGCTTTGAACTGCCCACTTGAGTGCTTCAACATCATGTTGAGAATCTTCTAAAGGAAATTCGTCAAATAGATTTTCTGATTTCAATAGATCAAGTGGAATGACTCTGTGATATTTCTTTTTTCTAAATGCCTGATTAGATTCATTTAATGCAATTTTGTAGAGCCATGAAGAAAAAGGAAAGCCTTTATCTTTATAATGCTTGATTTTGATTAAGGCTTTATAGAAAACCTCTGAGCATATCTCAGCAGTGACGATTTCATCTGCATGCCTTTTATAAAGGAATCTGAAAATCTGAGAAAAATATTTATCGTATAGAGGCTCAAACCACCTAGGATTTTCCTTTGCCCTTTCGATCCATTCTTTTTCAGAGGCTTCTTGCATTAACTTTTCGCTATAGTTTACGAGTTCATCCACTTTTTACTATTCATTTACCCCTATAATACAAAGGGGTCAGGAAAGATACAGCTTTGGTGAAATATTTTAAATTATTAATACGAGGTACGAGGTACGAGCTGGGAAGCTCGCAGCAGCGCTGGGAAGCTCGCGGCAGCGGTTGGGTGTGGGGTGATAGGTGTTGGATGATTAGGTCAGTAACGCAGCAGGTCAGACCGGAAGTAGAAGTAGATTTGGTCTGACGGTTGGAACCGTCTGACCGATAATTGAAGTCCTCAATTTGTAAACCACAATAGTATCCGTCAGACGCTTAGAATTTCGTATTCAATTTTCAGTGAATGGGAAAATTTAGTATTTCAACTCTATTTTTTGAAAGCGTCAGACCAAATTTTCCTACTTATTTCAATAAGGACTAATAGTCTTAAAATCCACCAGAGGCGGTAGTAGTTTCCACTAGCCGGAGGCTAGCGGACGTAACCCTTTGCTATCTATCGCCATCCTCTGGATGGTGATGATTACTGGCGACTCTGGCGCTGAATAATAAGACAGCAAAAGTTTCTTTATTACCCATTATTCAATAAATATTTCTAGCCTTTTTTTAATAGCGATTTGTATTCATTTCTGAAGTCTCATACTGGTGTAAAAGTATTAAACTAGAGCAGTATCTCTTAACTTAACGACATTGGCTCGTAACAGTGGTAAAAGCGCTGGAAATAATAAAATCTGAACATCATCAAAATTCGTTTGTTAAATAAGTAGAACAAAATAGATTAATTGATGATGAATAATTTTACTAAGGTAGTTTTAACAACAATAATTGGATCCATTTTCATTGGCTGTAGCTCTGGAAATCAATCAGATGAGCAAAGCCAAATAATTCAATATGATACTATTCAAGTAACCGCAACAGCCTATAATTCCGTTGAAGCACAAACCAAAAAAGGAAATCCTGCGCTTGCCACTTGGGGAGACACTTTGGAGCCAGGCATGAAGGCCATTGCAATTTCGAGAGACTTTCTAAAAGAAGATTTATTGGGCCATAATTCTGAAGTCAAAATTGAAGGGCTAGACGGCACCTATGAAGTGCTGGATAAGATGAATAAGAGATGGACCCGTAAAATTGACATCTATATGGGCCTTGATGAAGAGGCTGCAAGAAATTGGGGTAAACAAGAAGTTAAGATTTATATTCCTGTTGATACTGTGGAAGTGCAATAAAGAGAGTAAGTAGATAGGAAAATAACTAGGGTACGAAGTACGAGCTGGGAAGCTCGCACTAGCGCTGGGAAGCTCGCACCAGGCTGGGAAGCTTGCAGCAGCAGTTGGGGAGCTCGCAGCAGCAGTTACACATAGCAAATCCTAGCCAAAACTTATTCGCTTCCTTTTGCAACAAAATGGTCAGACGGAATTAGAGCATTGTTTGAAGATTATTGCTTTAAGGAAATTCACCATTCTCAAATGGCTTTTTAGAACCCGTCAGACCGTGTGGACGCAGACTGTTTGCCAAGTGACGGTTCCCATCTTCCTTTAACATTCTCAACTCATCTTTTACTGAAGAGTCAAATTCAAGACAATTAGCGTCTGACCGTTATTCTAAAATAGTTAGGACTTTTCTACTTAGAACACTAAAATTCAACTGCCTTTCCGAATTTAGAATTAAAATGATAAATTGAATGTTCTAAACCGATAGTAAAGCAAACAAAATGATAGAAGCCCCGGCAATAGTTAACACGCCTCTCGATAAACAATCAGCTATATTTCAGGCGCAAAAAGCATTTTTTAATACCCAAGCGACCAAAAGTTACGATTTCAGGAAAGCTCAATTGTTGAAATTGAAAGAGATGATCAAAGCCCATGAACAAAACATCATGTCGGCTTTATCTAAGGATTTTGGCAAACCAAATTTTGAATCATATGTGACAGAAATCGGTTTTTTGTACGATGAAATCAATTTCACTTTGAAAAATTTGAAGTCATGGATGAAGTCAAAAAAGGTGGGTACTGGACTAATTCATTTCCCCTCAAAAAGTAAAATTATTTATGAGCCAAAAGGAGTGACTTTGGTGATAGGCCCGTGGAAC harbors:
- a CDS encoding FG-GAP-like repeat-containing protein, producing MKKLLTLFYALILLQPQFTSAQNMQKVDSAQLSVETIINSHWLDIDNNAEHELILQSNIGADSTIITTFNWENLSEDSLTTPIFTAFPIGIEDLDNNNQLDIIGFTRDNSNQIYLSVLSQIDGQFEIGFQEQFEGVQQLYIQDWNKDGLKDILLLKNSADSLELSILKNSGNGFNSEPESLITLSKHSQINFLDINQNGRMDILVTSNESNVPITPLIYSNHIDSIDVKESKLPQANYNSIGLGDYNHDGKLDFFSTYKSNNDDAQHAVFINDSIDFENYILIDSPAFEVEKSFLADFNADGLTDIFIMDSTKSAIIYQKEEEAYEFGIVSDSMMLHFNFYDQNRDGKLDMSSISEVDSTGNFIYYWENKTLEENSPPYVPSFHIAFQTAKGVAIVWNDSDDDHTAADNITYDVFLGKNSFNTDFLAPNFDINNSSRLKTMRGNNYYGNELKFDSLPAGTYSYGIQPIDNSLVVAIPEGSSGDFCPVECGGRYIACGEFEICESITENLMNTCIGKTITLGDSSVMRYWYSEQKGFLGTSDTLTLEVSMGEIIYARDVDYVDCGSYQSYKIQIIDESDFKIEDIVICEAEEVALNFPQQVDSLKWFSATSGFISNKFSTSIFIEKNELISFEAYLNGCLIEGQFSINIDNSKVEITNNTVEIKRGGSVQLNAIGAAEYEWNPSQALGQNNISNPVASPQVTTKFTVKGVSALGCVTYDSVEVKVLQEAFIPELFTPNGDSKNDNLRIYGLVDVAQFEFIIYDREGNIVFKTNNHEMMNTSGWDGSKAGSKAEAGIYFWQVRGSYSDGAPIQLNGNQKGKVLLSK
- a CDS encoding energy transducer TonB, encoding MKSQYQNIEDLPSLSNDDIAKHKNFKNILDKRTEHIQKNLETRKKLLKVGIFSAIIGAITIGLIYWKGLFLQKAETGAVEINNVENAISSKEAQKLEFPKAESDKGIKKNEKEVPNPSTKASKQPKNNENDIENKQTQNSERPSFQMGYEKAFPTVGMDSLSNYFNKQLKYPEKVDKKQGIEGTVNVIFTITKEGDASKIEIQNSLGEAFDEECIRLISNMPQWEPAVRNGKAVDSKVSLQLSFNIEK
- a CDS encoding RNA polymerase sigma factor; this translates as MDELVNYSEKLMQEASEKEWIERAKENPRWFEPLYDKYFSQIFRFLYKRHADEIVTAEICSEVFYKALIKIKHYKDKGFPFSSWLYKIALNESNQAFRKKKYHRVIPLDLLKSENLFDEFPLEDSQHDVEALKWAVQSLKPKELDIIELRFFNEMSFKEVARVLNITENNAKVKCYRILDKLRIKMNVK
- a CDS encoding 3D domain-containing protein, which produces MMNNFTKVVLTTIIGSIFIGCSSGNQSDEQSQIIQYDTIQVTATAYNSVEAQTKKGNPALATWGDTLEPGMKAIAISRDFLKEDLLGHNSEVKIEGLDGTYEVLDKMNKRWTRKIDIYMGLDEEAARNWGKQEVKIYIPVDTVEVQ